Proteins encoded by one window of Pan troglodytes isolate AG18354 chromosome 16, NHGRI_mPanTro3-v2.0_pri, whole genome shotgun sequence:
- the VPS33B gene encoding vacuolar protein sorting-associated protein 33B isoform X7, translated as MRVRWCLRKRESMEVRGDEYVSCDEWAFSLLPLDVDLLSMELPEFFRDYFLEGDQRWINTVAQALHLLSTLYGPFPNCYGIGRCAKMAYELWRNLEEEEDGETKGRRPEIGHIFLLDRDVDFVTALCSQVVYEGLVDDTFRIKCGSVDFGPEVTSSDKSLKVLLNAEDKVFNEIRNEHFSNVFGFLSQKARNLQAQYDRRRGMDIKQMKNFVSQELKGLKQEHRLLSLHIGACESIMKKKTKQDFQELIKTEHALLEGFNIRESTSYIEEHIDRQVSPIESLRLMCLLSITENGLIPKDYRSLKTQYLQSYGPEHLLTFSNLRRAGLLTEQAPGDTLTAVESKVSKLVTDKAAGKITDAFSSLAKRSNFRAISKKLNLIPRVDGEYDLKVPRDMAYVFSGAYVPLSCRIIEQVLERRSWQGLDEVVRLLNCSDFAFTDMTKEDKASSESLRLILVVFLGGCTFSEISALRFLGREKGHRFIFLTTAVTNSARLMEAMSEVKA; from the exons ATGTGAGCTGTGATGAATGGGCCTTCTCTTTGCTGCCTCTTGATGTGGATCTGCTGAGCATGGAACTACCAGAATTTTTCAGGGATTACTTTCTG GAAGGAGATCAGCGTTGGATCAACACTGTAGCTCAGGCCTTACACCTTCTCAGCACTCTCTATGGACCCTTTCCAAACTGCTATGGAATTGGCAGGTGCGCCAAG ATGGCATATGAATTGTGGAGgaacctggaggaggaggaggatggcgAAACCAAGGGCCGAAGGCCAGAGATTGGACATATCTTTCTCTTGGACAGAG ATGTGGACTTTGTGACAGCACTTTGCTCCCAAGTGGTTTACGAGGGCCTAGTAGATGACACCTTCCGCATCAAGTGTG GGAGTGTCGACTTTGGCCCAGAAGTCACATCCTCTGACAAGAGCCTGAAGGTGCTACTCAATGCCGAGGACAAG GTGTTTAATGAGATTCGGAATGAGCACTTCTCCAATGTCTTTGGCTTCTTGAGCCAGAAGGCCCGGAACTTGCAGGCCCAGTATGAT CGCCGGAGAGGCATGGACATTAAGCAGATGAAGAATTTCGTGTCCCAGGAGCTCAAGGGCCTGAAACAGGAGCACCGCCTGCTGAGTCTCC ATATTGGGGCCTGTGAATCCATCATGAAGAAGAAAACCAAGCAGGATTTCCAGGAGCTAATCAAGACTGAGCATG CACTCCTAGAGGGGTTCAACATCCGGGAGAGCACCAGCTACATTGAGGAACACATAGACCGGCAG GTGTCGCCTATAGAAAGCCTGCGCCTCATGTGCCTTTTGTCCATCACTGAGAATG GTTTGATCCCCAAGGATTACCGATCTCTGAAAACACAGTATCTGCAG AGCTATGGCCCTGAGCACCTGCTAACCTTCTCCAATCTGCGAAGAGCTGGGCTCCTAACGGAGCAGGCCCCCGGGGACACCCTCACAGCCGTGGAGAGTAAAGTGAGCAAGCTGGTGACCGACAAGGCTGCAG GAAAGATTACTGATGCCTTCAGTTCTCTGGCCAAGAGGAGCAATTTTCGTGCCATCAGCAAAAAGCTGAATTTG ATCCCACGTGTGGACGGTGAGTATGATCTGAAAGTGCCCCGAGACATGGCTTACGTCTTCAGTGGTGCTTATGTGCCCCTGAGCTGCCGAATCATTGAGCAG GTGCTAGAGCGGCGAAGCTGGCAGGGCCTTGATGAGGTGGTACGGCTGCTCAACTGCAGTGACTTTGCATTCACAG ATATGACTAAGGAAGACAAGGCTTCCAGTGAGTCCCTGCGCCTCATCTTGGTGGTGTTCTTGGGTGGTTGTACATTCTCTGAGATCTCAGCCCTCCGGTTCCTGGGCAGAGAGAAAG GCCACAGGTTCATTTTCCTGACGACAGCAGTCACAAACAGCGCTCGCCTCATGGAGGCCATGAGTGAGGTGAAAGCCTGA
- the VPS33B gene encoding vacuolar protein sorting-associated protein 33B isoform X5: MRYIASLVNADKLAGRTRKYKVIFSPQKFYACEMVLEEEGIYGDVSCDEWAFSLLPLDVDLLSMELPEFFRDYFLEGDQRWINTVAQALHLLSTLYGPFPNCYGIGRCAKMAYELWRNLEEEEDGETKGRRPEIGHIFLLDRDVDFVTALCSQVVYEGLVDDTFRIKCGSVDFGPEVTSSDKSLKVLLNAEDKVFNEIRNEHFSNVFGFLSQKARNLQAQYDRRRGMDIKQMKNFVSQELKGLKQEHRLLSLHIGACESIMKKKTKQDFQELIKTEHALLEGFNIRESTSYIEEHIDRQVSPIESLRLMCLLSITENGLIPKDYRSLKTQYLQSYGPEHLLTFSNLRRAGLLTEQAPGDTLTAVESKVSKLVTDKAAGKITDAFSSLAKRSNFRAISKKLNLIPRVDGEYDLKVPRDMAYVFSGAYVPLSCRIIEQVLERRSWQGLDEVVRLLNCSDFAFTDMTKEDKASSESLRLILVVFLGGCTFSEISALRFLGREKGHRFIFLTTAVTNSARLMEAMSEVKA; encoded by the exons ATGTGAGCTGTGATGAATGGGCCTTCTCTTTGCTGCCTCTTGATGTGGATCTGCTGAGCATGGAACTACCAGAATTTTTCAGGGATTACTTTCTG GAAGGAGATCAGCGTTGGATCAACACTGTAGCTCAGGCCTTACACCTTCTCAGCACTCTCTATGGACCCTTTCCAAACTGCTATGGAATTGGCAGGTGCGCCAAG ATGGCATATGAATTGTGGAGgaacctggaggaggaggaggatggcgAAACCAAGGGCCGAAGGCCAGAGATTGGACATATCTTTCTCTTGGACAGAG ATGTGGACTTTGTGACAGCACTTTGCTCCCAAGTGGTTTACGAGGGCCTAGTAGATGACACCTTCCGCATCAAGTGTG GGAGTGTCGACTTTGGCCCAGAAGTCACATCCTCTGACAAGAGCCTGAAGGTGCTACTCAATGCCGAGGACAAG GTGTTTAATGAGATTCGGAATGAGCACTTCTCCAATGTCTTTGGCTTCTTGAGCCAGAAGGCCCGGAACTTGCAGGCCCAGTATGAT CGCCGGAGAGGCATGGACATTAAGCAGATGAAGAATTTCGTGTCCCAGGAGCTCAAGGGCCTGAAACAGGAGCACCGCCTGCTGAGTCTCC ATATTGGGGCCTGTGAATCCATCATGAAGAAGAAAACCAAGCAGGATTTCCAGGAGCTAATCAAGACTGAGCATG CACTCCTAGAGGGGTTCAACATCCGGGAGAGCACCAGCTACATTGAGGAACACATAGACCGGCAG GTGTCGCCTATAGAAAGCCTGCGCCTCATGTGCCTTTTGTCCATCACTGAGAATG GTTTGATCCCCAAGGATTACCGATCTCTGAAAACACAGTATCTGCAG AGCTATGGCCCTGAGCACCTGCTAACCTTCTCCAATCTGCGAAGAGCTGGGCTCCTAACGGAGCAGGCCCCCGGGGACACCCTCACAGCCGTGGAGAGTAAAGTGAGCAAGCTGGTGACCGACAAGGCTGCAG GAAAGATTACTGATGCCTTCAGTTCTCTGGCCAAGAGGAGCAATTTTCGTGCCATCAGCAAAAAGCTGAATTTG ATCCCACGTGTGGACGGTGAGTATGATCTGAAAGTGCCCCGAGACATGGCTTACGTCTTCAGTGGTGCTTATGTGCCCCTGAGCTGCCGAATCATTGAGCAG GTGCTAGAGCGGCGAAGCTGGCAGGGCCTTGATGAGGTGGTACGGCTGCTCAACTGCAGTGACTTTGCATTCACAG ATATGACTAAGGAAGACAAGGCTTCCAGTGAGTCCCTGCGCCTCATCTTGGTGGTGTTCTTGGGTGGTTGTACATTCTCTGAGATCTCAGCCCTCCGGTTCCTGGGCAGAGAGAAAG GCCACAGGTTCATTTTCCTGACGACAGCAGTCACAAACAGCGCTCGCCTCATGGAGGCCATGAGTGAGGTGAAAGCCTGA
- the VPS33B gene encoding vacuolar protein sorting-associated protein 33B isoform X6 — MNNCASWSDPASRICDTLPFYACEMVLEEEGIYGDVSCDEWAFSLLPLDVDLLSMELPEFFRDYFLEGDQRWINTVAQALHLLSTLYGPFPNCYGIGRCAKMAYELWRNLEEEEDGETKGRRPEIGHIFLLDRDVDFVTALCSQVVYEGLVDDTFRIKCGSVDFGPEVTSSDKSLKVLLNAEDKVFNEIRNEHFSNVFGFLSQKARNLQAQYDRRRGMDIKQMKNFVSQELKGLKQEHRLLSLHIGACESIMKKKTKQDFQELIKTEHALLEGFNIRESTSYIEEHIDRQVSPIESLRLMCLLSITENGLIPKDYRSLKTQYLQSYGPEHLLTFSNLRRAGLLTEQAPGDTLTAVESKVSKLVTDKAAGKITDAFSSLAKRSNFRAISKKLNLIPRVDGEYDLKVPRDMAYVFSGAYVPLSCRIIEQVLERRSWQGLDEVVRLLNCSDFAFTDMTKEDKASSESLRLILVVFLGGCTFSEISALRFLGREKGHRFIFLTTAVTNSARLMEAMSEVKA, encoded by the exons ATGTGAGCTGTGATGAATGGGCCTTCTCTTTGCTGCCTCTTGATGTGGATCTGCTGAGCATGGAACTACCAGAATTTTTCAGGGATTACTTTCTG GAAGGAGATCAGCGTTGGATCAACACTGTAGCTCAGGCCTTACACCTTCTCAGCACTCTCTATGGACCCTTTCCAAACTGCTATGGAATTGGCAGGTGCGCCAAG ATGGCATATGAATTGTGGAGgaacctggaggaggaggaggatggcgAAACCAAGGGCCGAAGGCCAGAGATTGGACATATCTTTCTCTTGGACAGAG ATGTGGACTTTGTGACAGCACTTTGCTCCCAAGTGGTTTACGAGGGCCTAGTAGATGACACCTTCCGCATCAAGTGTG GGAGTGTCGACTTTGGCCCAGAAGTCACATCCTCTGACAAGAGCCTGAAGGTGCTACTCAATGCCGAGGACAAG GTGTTTAATGAGATTCGGAATGAGCACTTCTCCAATGTCTTTGGCTTCTTGAGCCAGAAGGCCCGGAACTTGCAGGCCCAGTATGAT CGCCGGAGAGGCATGGACATTAAGCAGATGAAGAATTTCGTGTCCCAGGAGCTCAAGGGCCTGAAACAGGAGCACCGCCTGCTGAGTCTCC ATATTGGGGCCTGTGAATCCATCATGAAGAAGAAAACCAAGCAGGATTTCCAGGAGCTAATCAAGACTGAGCATG CACTCCTAGAGGGGTTCAACATCCGGGAGAGCACCAGCTACATTGAGGAACACATAGACCGGCAG GTGTCGCCTATAGAAAGCCTGCGCCTCATGTGCCTTTTGTCCATCACTGAGAATG GTTTGATCCCCAAGGATTACCGATCTCTGAAAACACAGTATCTGCAG AGCTATGGCCCTGAGCACCTGCTAACCTTCTCCAATCTGCGAAGAGCTGGGCTCCTAACGGAGCAGGCCCCCGGGGACACCCTCACAGCCGTGGAGAGTAAAGTGAGCAAGCTGGTGACCGACAAGGCTGCAG GAAAGATTACTGATGCCTTCAGTTCTCTGGCCAAGAGGAGCAATTTTCGTGCCATCAGCAAAAAGCTGAATTTG ATCCCACGTGTGGACGGTGAGTATGATCTGAAAGTGCCCCGAGACATGGCTTACGTCTTCAGTGGTGCTTATGTGCCCCTGAGCTGCCGAATCATTGAGCAG GTGCTAGAGCGGCGAAGCTGGCAGGGCCTTGATGAGGTGGTACGGCTGCTCAACTGCAGTGACTTTGCATTCACAG ATATGACTAAGGAAGACAAGGCTTCCAGTGAGTCCCTGCGCCTCATCTTGGTGGTGTTCTTGGGTGGTTGTACATTCTCTGAGATCTCAGCCCTCCGGTTCCTGGGCAGAGAGAAAG GCCACAGGTTCATTTTCCTGACGACAGCAGTCACAAACAGCGCTCGCCTCATGGAGGCCATGAGTGAGGTGAAAGCCTGA